The genomic DNA CGGAGAGATCCAGTGGCCTCTGCTCGTGAAGCCCGATCCCGAAAAGGAGTTTGCGGTACTCAGCGTAGACAAAATCGCCTCGCAACGCGCAGTTCTTGAGTGGGTTCGCAAGAATCGCAACGGCAAGCGGCAGTTGCTCATCTTCGTGCATGGCTTCAACAACACATACGCCGATACCGTCTTCCGCTTCGCCCAGATCGTTCACGATACCGGAACCGATGCAGCGCCGATTCTCTTCACATGGCCGTCGCGCGGGAATCCATTCGACTATCTCTATGACAAGGAAAGCACTACCTACTCACGTCGCGCCTTGGAAGACCTGATCCTCCAGGCCACAAGAAGTCCCGACGTCGCCGACGTGACGATCCTGGCTCACTCAATGGGCGCATGGCTTACGGCCGAGGCGCTGCGCGATATCGCCATGCGCAACCAGGCCATCCCGACGAAAGTCAGGAACGTGGTTTTCGCGTCGCCGGATATCGACATCGACGTGTTTCGCCGTCAGTTCATCGAGATGGGCGCCACCCGGCCGCATTTCACGATCTTTACGTCAACCAATGACAAAGCCCTGCAAGTCTCCCGGCTGCTTTCGGGAGGAGTTCGACGCGTCGGTGGAACCGATCTGAGGCCCTACGCTTCCATACTCGAAGCGCTTGGCGTTTCGGTTATCGACACCAGCGACATCACACCCCGCGATCCACTCGGCCACAGCGCGTTTGCCGATACCCCCGGCATTGTGCGCCTTCTTGGGCGGCGGCTGGCAGGACAAAGCCTGGCCGGAGAAGAGGCGACGTATGCGGATAAGATCGGGGTGACGACCGCCGATCTCGCTGGTTCCGCAGCGCGGTTGGCCATTGCTGCCCCAGCCGCAGTCATCAGCCCTAAGGCTCGCGAGATCTTGAAACGGGAGCTTTCCTCAAACGGGGGCCAGATACTGGACGGGCAGATTTCCTACTGATCGCGCGCGTGGCTTCAAGCGAATTGGTGATCCGAGCTTACCGTCGAGAGTGAAACGATGGCCCTTCCCAGCATTGCGAGCAATGATCATTCTGCCGCTGAGAGATTGCGGATCATTCGAGCTGGCACGGCGGCGTGTCGCCTGTATGGCCCGTCGAAAACGACAGTCGCCGACATCGCTCGACTGCTCGGAAAATCTCCCGCAAGCCTGTACCGAACATTCTCCTCGAAGGCAGAGATATGGGACGCCATCGCAGCGGATTTCTACGAAAGTGACCTCTGCTTCGAGCCATCCAGTGCAGGCCACTTGACGCGCGCAACAGACCAACTGAAAGAAACGATGCTTGGCCACCATCGCTTGCTGCTGCAGGCCCAGCAGGGCGACCCGCAAATGTACGGTCTGATTGTCCTTACCGCGAGCAGCAACTGGCCGTCCTACAGACAATATCGAAATCGGCTTCACAGCCTCGTGGGAGAGCTTATTCGTGACGGCATTCGCACCAAGGAGTTCCAACCGACACATGTGCACGCGGCCGCCTCCTGCTTATGCGCCTCGCTCGTCGTCTTGTGGGACCCCAGATTTGTCGGTGCAACGCCTCCGAACCATTGCGAAATTTCAGCTCTGGAACTCGTCTCCTTTGCGGTTGATGCGTTGCGGTAACTGCATTTGAGCTATGTTTGTAGGAGGACAACGACTTCCGCGCGGCTGTGGCCGGCCGCCGCAAGCTGGTGATCGCCGCGCTGTGGACCGAGGTCGCCTTTGCTTTCCGACGCTCGATGCCCTGCGTGACGGATACGAAGTCTATCCAATCATCGATGCGGTCGAAGGCACCTCTTCTGAAGCCCACGATCTGGCGACCCGGCGGATGGCGCAGGCCGGAGCCAGGCCGATCAGCTGGGTTCAGCTCATCTGCCAACTGCAGCGCGACTGGCAGCGCAAGGACACCGTGGGCGAGTTCGCCAACATCCTCTTTGCGGTGGAAGGCAACTGAGATGCCGCAATTTTAAAAGTCCGGGACCGGCACCTCCCAGCAATCGGTTACGCAGTCGGCCTTTTGGCTATGACCTGCACCGCCACACCTCTGCGGGCAGCGGAAGAAACGGCAACGCATAATCGTCGACCGTGCCGCCGCGCCGTTCTAGCCATACGAGAAGACTGGAGCGTGCATCGCTCGTTAACTCCAACTGAACCAGTCGGCCTGTCTTCTGTTGCACGACCCTGTCGCGGGTTCGAATGTCCGGCACGAGAACCAAGGTGCCAATCTTGACCTTGGACGAGATCGCAGCCGCGCAACTTGCTTTCGATTGCTAGATCGAAGAGGACTCGATCGCGCAATCGCCGCTCTCGGTCGAGAAAGAACCGGATCGCCCATATCTGTCGAGGTTTCAACGGCCGTTTCGTTCCGATCTTCTTGCCCGCGTTCCACGCGCGGCGATCGGGAGCGGTGAGGTCATAGTGAGAATGTCCCATTTCGTTTCTCCTTCGGCCATGATTGGCCACGGGAGCAACGCCCAGGTACCTACTCGGTTGGGATTTTGGCCGTGAGCGGACAGTCAGCTTTCGGGTCTTGGCGATTGGATAACTGCCGTGCGCGGCGGGCACTTCCGAATGGCAGGAAGCGCCCAATTGGAGACGTTTAGGCAGTCAATCCATGGTCCCGAAAGCAGCCAAAGCGCGCTCCCGACACCGTCGCGATAAAGGCTCGCAGGTCGGCCAGCATCAGTTCCGGCTCTTCCAGCGCGGCGAAATGCCCGCCTCGCGGCATGTCGGTCCAATGCACGATGTTGTAGGTTTTCTCCGCGAACGAGCGCGGCGGCGGCAAGAACACCGGATCAGGAAAGGCCGCAACGCCGGTCGGCACCTGGATGCGGGTGCCGGCCGGAAGCATCAGCGACCCCTCAATCCGGCTGCCGTAGTAGATCCAGGTTGCAGTCACGAACGATGCCGGCGCGATGTAGAGCATGATGTTGGTGAGGAGTTCCTCCTCGGAAAACTTGCTCCATATGTCCGGGGCGCCATCGGCGGTTGTCGGAAGATCGGCCCACTTGCCGAACTTTTCGAGTATCCAGCCCGCCGCTCCGACCGGGCTGTCGGCCATCGCGACGCCAAGCGTCTGCGGACGTGTTTCCTGCTCGTGAAAGTAGGCCCTCTCCCAATCGGCAATCGCGGCCCGCTTGGCGGCGAAGGACTTCTCCTCGTCGGTCGTCGGAGCGGCATCCTCCGCACGCACGGTCATCATGTTAATATGGATGCCGAGCAGAGCGTCCGGTCGATCATGCGCTGCCCAGGCCGCGATGCCGTGGCCCCAATCGCCCCCTTGAACGAAATACCGCGCGTCGCCGAACAGTTGGATCATCAGCCCATGCACGAGCGCAGCAGCCCGCCGCGGGCCGATCGGGCGCGTGATCGGGTTGGAGAACGCGAAGCCAGGAAGCGAGGGGACGACAACATCGTGCCCGTCCGCTGCGAGCGGCTGCAACAGCCGCTCGAACTCGAGATACGAGCCCGGCCAGCCGTGGAGAAGCAGTACGGGCGGCTTGGAGCCGTCACCCTTCACATGAACGAAGTGGAGGTGCTCGCCTTCCACGTCGGCCGTGAAGTTGGGCAGCGCGTTAAGGCGCCGTTCGACCGCACGCCAGTCGTAGCTGTCCCGCCAATAACCGGCGAGTCGCTTGAGGTCATCAACCCCGACCCCCGCCGACCAGCCTCCCGCATCCGGCAGCTGGCTCCAGTCATAAGCCTCGACCTTGGCTCTGATCGTGGCGAGCCGTTCGTCAGAAATGTTTATTATGTAGGGTGAAATCATGATGTTCTCCGCTTAAACGGCTGACGACGTTGACCGCCGAAGGGTAATACCGACTGAACTGAAAGCTGCGCACAACGTTTCCTGAAACGCCATCCTTTTTGCGAACGGCGCCACGGCAAAACGTCTGCTATGCAGGTCGGCGTTGCCGTAGGCGCAATGTCCGCTTTCCACCTTGGCCGTGTCAAAACGCTTCGGGACCGGAGCGGTTGACGATCGACAGGAGCAGCGCTTCCGGATCGTTTCGTTTCGCCGTGTCAGTGGCTCCTGATGACCCCAGCGGCCGCGGGAGGGGCCTTCGGAGCGCCGTTGGGCTCGAATGAGCTCGCGATTGGGCCGTCACGCGGCCTTAATGGCGGCGATCAGGCCTCGCCGGCCGATGATGTTCATCACGCGGGTCAGGTTATAGGCGAGCACGTGCAAGGCCATCTCCGCGGCGACGTTGGGCAGACGCTTCATCAGGACGTGGGTCGCGCCCATCCGCGCCTTGATGGTCCCAAAGGGATGTTCGACCGTCTCGCGCCTGACGCGCATTAGGTAGGGGTTTGCATCGAGCCTGCGCTGGACGTCCTCGACCAGATGCTCATGAACCCAGCGCGTGATCCGGCGCTCCTTCGAGGGCGTGCACTGCCACTTGATCGCGCAGGCGAGGCAGGCGGCCGTCGACCAGTAGCGGCGCAGTTCCATGCCGTGTTCGACGTTGCTGTAGTGATAGGGCAGGATGGCGCCGGCTGGGCAGCGATAGGCGTCCTGCTCGGGCAGGTAAGCGAAGTCCTGTTTGCCGAAGCGGCCATTGGCCTTCGCGCCTGAGGTCTGCGGCTTGGGCAAGGTGACGGTGAGGCCCGCCTCCACGCACTCCCTGATCTGGTCGCCGTCAAAGTAGCCGCGGTCGGCGATGACGTGGAGGTCCTCGGCGCCGAGCGTCTGGCGGGCGGCCTTCGCCATCGGCGCGAGCTGCGCGCGGTCGTTGCCGACGTTGGTGACCTCATGCGTCACGATCAGATGGTGCTCGGTCTCCACCGCGACCTGCACGTTGTAGCCGACCACGCCGGAGCCCCGGCCGCTGGTGGCCATCGAGCGGGAGTCGGGGTCGGTCAGGGAGATTTGCTGGTCGGTCGTCTGCCGCATCAGTCCGTCGAGCGCCGCGAGCCTGTCCATCTCCTGCCTAAGTCGGCTGACCTTCTCCTTGAGCCGCGCCGTCTTGGTGGCGATCGCCTCGCTCGGCTCCTGCCGGTCGGCGCTGTCGAGCTGATGCAGGTAGCGCGCGATGCTTTCCTCGATCTGCGCGACACGACGGGCCATCTTGGCGTGGGTGAAGTTCCTGTCGCGGTTGTTAACCGCCTTGAACTTGCTCCCATCCACCACGACCGTGCCGCCGGCGAGCAGGCCCATCTGGCGGCAAAGCGCAACGAAGCGAACGCAGACCTGGCGCAAGGCACGACCATTGTCCTTGCGGAAGTCGGCGATCGTCTTGTGATCGGGAACCAGCCGGCCGAGAAGCCACATCAGCTCGACGTTGCGCCCAGCCTCGCGCTCGAGCCGCCGGCTCGACTGCACCCGGTTCAGATAGCCGTAGATGTAGAGCTTGAGCAGCACGGCGGGATGGTAGGCTGGCCGGCCCGTGTTCGCTGGCATCGCACCGTCGAAGCCGAGCGCCGGCAAGTCCAACGCCTCGACAAAGGCCTCGATCACCTGAACCGGGTTATCCTCGTCCACCAAGTCTTCGAGACATTCGGGAAGGAAGGAGAGCTGCGAGCGGTCGGCTCCCTCGACAAAACGACCCATCCGATCCTCCCGCATCCTCGCACGAGAACCCTACCTGACTCGTCCGTTTTCACACAGCCAGCACCCTTTCCGGACTTCCCCCCAAGGCCAGAACAAACGTCCGCTTTTAAGATCTCCAACGGCGCATTCGAATGACCGATTTTGGGCCGCGAAGCTGCCATCCACAACGCCCAAATACCGAACCTAGTGTCCCACTTTGTCCATAAGCACCCGCAATTCAGGCTGATGCGCGACGCAGAAAGTTCGAAAAGCTTCCAGGAACCCCAGGCGGATTAAATGCCCTCTTGGCTTAGCCAATCGCCAGAGCCCAATCTCACAACTTCCGCAGTGCTATTTATCTCGGCATCGCTCAAAATTGCGATATACGACAAATGGGCGAAGCGAATTTGACCCCCTACCAGGAGCGAATACTTGAGCGATCAAAACGAAGCCTTGACGGCCGATCTCGTCTGGCTGACGGCAGACATTGTCTCTGCCTATGTCAGCCAAAATCCCCTGCCCGTCGTTGGGTTGCCAGATCTCATCGCGTCGATCCATTCGTCGCTGGCAGGCCTTGGTCAGCCGAATATGGCCGAGCCGCCTAAGCACGAACCCGCAACCAATCCGAAAAGGTCGGTAACGCCGGACTACATCATCTGCCTGGAAGACGGGAAGAAATTCAAATCGCTAAAACGTCATCTCGCGGTACACTACGGGCTCACTCCAAACGAATACCGCGAAAAGTGGGGATTGAAGCCAGATTGCGCCGAATTACGCGGCCCAAAGGTCAACGCTCGCGAAGGCAGCGGGGCTCGGACGCAAACCGCAACCTGCCCCGGCCCGAAAGGCGCCCGCAAAACGCAAGCCCAGGGCAGCATCAGCGCCTTTGTAGATCCATATCGGGGGTCGCGGCCGGTCTGGCCGAGATAGAAATCGTCGTTCGTGCTCAGGATTATGCGAGGGTCGCCTTCGCTGACCTGAGGCTAGCGAGATAGTAACCGCTGGGGTTGGAACGTCGCCTGAGCATGATAAACCAAGCGCGATAATCATCTATTTTCTCACACATATATAAGCGGTTGAAAGATATTTCAGACCAACAGGAGGCCAGATAAATTCATTTTGATGTTTCAGATATTTGCATTCGGGTTCTGAAGCCAACACCTTAGGAGGAAAGCCATTTTCATGATTTCCGGCTACTACAGTGCCGTCAAAATTCAACAGAAGGGTAATTAAAAGAAACTTCTCCATCGCTATCCCCTAATCGCCCTGACATGGTCCGGGCCACAGAGTTTCGCGATGCGGGAATCCGCTTCTGCTGACGTTTGCGCTGCCAAAGGAAGCGCGACAGCGGTCATAAGGCCGATGCGATTCATGTCTTCCTCCTTCCAATCCGGTGCTTGTGGAATCGCTTGGAAGCGACGGCCGAATTGGCTAGACTGAGGAAGCGCGTCAGGGGCGTGAAATGTCCCGAAAGCCTCCTGAAATTGACCCGAAATCTGCTGAAACGATCACGTTCGGCGGTTTTGTTTTCCTGATGAAAAAGAGAGAACTCCGGACCGCTGAAGGCAAAGCGATCGATCTTCGCAGCCAGTCCGCGGAGGTGCTCTCAACACTCGCGGCGCGAGCGGGCGAGATCGTGTCCAAGGATACGCTGATGCGGGCGGTCTGGCCTGATACCTTCGTTACCGAAGACAGTCTTACGCAATGCATTGCCGACATTCGCCGCGCGTTGGGCGAGGACGCGCACGCGATCGTGGAAACCTTCCCCAAGAGAGGTTACCGGCTGAATGCCGATCCGTCGGCAACTGCTCCAGGCGCCGCCGCCGCCACGGGACGAGCCAGGTCACGATTCCCGCGAGCCGGCTTCATTCTCGCTACGATCGTTTTCGTCGCGGCAGCGATCGGCGCGTACCACGGAGCCGAGATGTGGCGAGCTGCTCCGGTTCGTTCCAGCGACATGCCGAGAATTGCCGTCCTTCCCTTCGATGACATGAGCACAGGCGCCGATAAGGGATATCTCAGCGATGCCGTTGCCGACGGGGTCATTACCGAGCTGGCGCGGAGCAAGACTTATGCCGTCATCGCCCGGAACTCGAGCTTCAGGTACCGTGATAAGCCCACCGACGCCAGGCAAATTGGAGATGACCTCGGTGTGGACTACCTGCTCGAAGGCAGCCAGCAGAAGGTCGGAGACCGGCTGAAAGTGACCGCCCAGTTGCTGGATGCACATGATGGATCACATGTCTGGGCCAATTCCTACGATCGTGAAATCGGCGATCTTTTCGTCGTCCAGGAAGAAATCATCCGCACACTTGCGGACCGGGTCGGGCACAGGATCGAGCGCGCCTGGCCAGAGAGCAGCTCTGCCCGGGTCAGCGCGCTCCACTATCACCTGATGGGGCTTTCCAAGCTTGACAAGGATTTCTCTGCCGCGGGGAACGATCTGTTCCGGCAGCTGAACCTGAAGGCAATCGAAGCGGATCCAAACTCGCAATTCGGCTATATGGCGCTGGCCTTTTCCTATCGCAATGACGCGGTATTCGGGTGGCACCGGCAGGAATACACCTTCGAAGAGGCGTTGAAGCGGGCCGCCTGGTACGCCGACAAGGCTATCCTGCTCGCTCCTGAAGACGCCGACGCGTATTATGTTCGCGCCCGCATCCATACCGAAGCCGGCGAGTTGGAGCAGGCCCTTGCTCGGTATGATCAAGCGATCGCCCTGAACCCCAGCAAATCGGAGATCCTCGAAGCCAGCTCGGCCCCTCTGCTCTTCGTCGGCCGCATCGATGAAGCGATCGATCGGATCAAGCAGGCCATGGGCATCGATCCTTTCTACCCTGACTGGTACCATTGGGACATGGGCTGGGCGCTCTACGAAAAGAATGATTGCGGGGCTGCGCTGACGGAGATGCGGAAAATGTCGAGTATTCCGAGCGGCGCACACCGAATGCTTGCCGGGATCTACGCTTGCCTGGGAAAGGAGCGGGAGGCAAAGGAAGCACTTGCGGTTTTTCTAAAGGACTCGCCGGGCGATACCATTCGCGAACAACGCAAGAAATGGGAGAACTTATACACCGACCCCGTTCGGTTCGAACGCTGGGCCGCACACATGCGCATCGCGGGCTTACCAGAGTGACGGGTGCGTTTGGCCGTCCAGGGCATGGACCGGGTCGTGCGTCTGGTCACGCGCAAGCCGATGCTTGGCGAACCTATTGGCGAACCTCGTGGCGAACCGCCCTATAAATCATTGATAAATAACGACAATGGTGGGCCCGGAGGACGTATTCACATCTCTGATTTCATTGTCTTTTTCGTGGGCCAAAATAGGAAATCTTCCCGTATCGCTCCCTATGGTCCCGCGCCTAAGCAAAGGAGCGCGGCACGGGATAGGGCTTCATGCAAGCTCCTAGGATGTGGGCTTTGCTTGGCATGATTTCGCGGTTGGTAGCGATCAGCCGCCGCTGTCCAATTCCGTTCCGGTTCGCAGGCACTCAAGATAGGCGCGATAGGCGAAGCTGCGGTCGCGCTTCTTTCCTGTAGTTTCCACGAGAATATTGGTTTCGGTCAGCGCCTCGATCGCACGGATCGCGGTCGGCTTGCTTGCGCCGATCAACTTTGTGACCGAGGCAACGCTCACGATTGGGTGACGCGGCAATTGCTCGAACAGTCTCACTGCCGAGACGGAGGCGGAATGGGCTTCGAGCAATCGCACCCGGTCCGCGGAGACGAGATTGAACAGTTCCCGCGCCGAGGTGACGGCTTCATCGGAAATCGTGGCGACCCCATCGAGAAAGAAGTCGATCCAGCCCTCCCAGTTCCCTTCCAGCCGGACCAGATTGAGGCGCCGGTAGTACTCTTCCCGGTGGCGTTTGAAAAACAGGCTGAGATAGAGGAGCGGCGCTTTCAGCAAGCCCCAGTGCTCCAAGAGCAGCGCGATCAGGAGC from Mesorhizobium sp. M1E.F.Ca.ET.045.02.1.1 includes the following:
- a CDS encoding alpha/beta hydrolase, which gives rise to MLCLLISCAARPENVFQPLPFAASDAGHVDMLVATTRKPSDDRGQLYSGDRGAAISLNRIVVSIPPDRNRTVGEIQWPLLVKPDPEKEFAVLSVDKIASQRAVLEWVRKNRNGKRQLLIFVHGFNNTYADTVFRFAQIVHDTGTDAAPILFTWPSRGNPFDYLYDKESTTYSRRALEDLILQATRSPDVADVTILAHSMGAWLTAEALRDIAMRNQAIPTKVRNVVFASPDIDIDVFRRQFIEMGATRPHFTIFTSTNDKALQVSRLLSGGVRRVGGTDLRPYASILEALGVSVIDTSDITPRDPLGHSAFADTPGIVRLLGRRLAGQSLAGEEATYADKIGVTTADLAGSAARLAIAAPAAVISPKAREILKRELSSNGGQILDGQISY
- a CDS encoding TetR/AcrR family transcriptional regulator, with amino-acid sequence MALPSIASNDHSAAERLRIIRAGTAACRLYGPSKTTVADIARLLGKSPASLYRTFSSKAEIWDAIAADFYESDLCFEPSSAGHLTRATDQLKETMLGHHRLLLQAQQGDPQMYGLIVLTASSNWPSYRQYRNRLHSLVGELIRDGIRTKEFQPTHVHAAASCLCASLVVLWDPRFVGATPPNHCEISALELVSFAVDALR
- a CDS encoding isochorismatase family protein; amino-acid sequence: MDRGRLCFPTLDALRDGYEVYPIIDAVEGTSSEAHDLATRRMAQAGARPISWVQLICQLQRDWQRKDTVGEFANILFAVEGN
- a CDS encoding epoxide hydrolase family protein, with the translated sequence MISPYIINISDERLATIRAKVEAYDWSQLPDAGGWSAGVGVDDLKRLAGYWRDSYDWRAVERRLNALPNFTADVEGEHLHFVHVKGDGSKPPVLLLHGWPGSYLEFERLLQPLAADGHDVVVPSLPGFAFSNPITRPIGPRRAAALVHGLMIQLFGDARYFVQGGDWGHGIAAWAAHDRPDALLGIHINMMTVRAEDAAPTTDEEKSFAAKRAAIADWERAYFHEQETRPQTLGVAMADSPVGAAGWILEKFGKWADLPTTADGAPDIWSKFSEEELLTNIMLYIAPASFVTATWIYYGSRIEGSLMLPAGTRIQVPTGVAAFPDPVFLPPPRSFAEKTYNIVHWTDMPRGGHFAALEEPELMLADLRAFIATVSGARFGCFRDHGLTA
- a CDS encoding IS1182 family transposase is translated as MGRFVEGADRSQLSFLPECLEDLVDEDNPVQVIEAFVEALDLPALGFDGAMPANTGRPAYHPAVLLKLYIYGYLNRVQSSRRLEREAGRNVELMWLLGRLVPDHKTIADFRKDNGRALRQVCVRFVALCRQMGLLAGGTVVVDGSKFKAVNNRDRNFTHAKMARRVAQIEESIARYLHQLDSADRQEPSEAIATKTARLKEKVSRLRQEMDRLAALDGLMRQTTDQQISLTDPDSRSMATSGRGSGVVGYNVQVAVETEHHLIVTHEVTNVGNDRAQLAPMAKAARQTLGAEDLHVIADRGYFDGDQIRECVEAGLTVTLPKPQTSGAKANGRFGKQDFAYLPEQDAYRCPAGAILPYHYSNVEHGMELRRYWSTAACLACAIKWQCTPSKERRITRWVHEHLVEDVQRRLDANPYLMRVRRETVEHPFGTIKARMGATHVLMKRLPNVAAEMALHVLAYNLTRVMNIIGRRGLIAAIKAA
- a CDS encoding winged helix-turn-helix domain-containing protein, which codes for MSRKPPEIDPKSAETITFGGFVFLMKKRELRTAEGKAIDLRSQSAEVLSTLAARAGEIVSKDTLMRAVWPDTFVTEDSLTQCIADIRRALGEDAHAIVETFPKRGYRLNADPSATAPGAAAATGRARSRFPRAGFILATIVFVAAAIGAYHGAEMWRAAPVRSSDMPRIAVLPFDDMSTGADKGYLSDAVADGVITELARSKTYAVIARNSSFRYRDKPTDARQIGDDLGVDYLLEGSQQKVGDRLKVTAQLLDAHDGSHVWANSYDREIGDLFVVQEEIIRTLADRVGHRIERAWPESSSARVSALHYHLMGLSKLDKDFSAAGNDLFRQLNLKAIEADPNSQFGYMALAFSYRNDAVFGWHRQEYTFEEALKRAAWYADKAILLAPEDADAYYVRARIHTEAGELEQALARYDQAIALNPSKSEILEASSAPLLFVGRIDEAIDRIKQAMGIDPFYPDWYHWDMGWALYEKNDCGAALTEMRKMSSIPSGAHRMLAGIYACLGKEREAKEALAVFLKDSPGDTIREQRKKWENLYTDPVRFERWAAHMRIAGLPE